GGGTTCCATAGAACCTGATTGCGCGTATCTCCAGGGCGCATTGTTACCGCATACTGGACAAGAGCGATCGCGCTGAGAACGGCGTTTAGCAAATTCCATCCGATTTAGGTCTATTGTCAACAGTTGTGACAGTAACGGTTGACTAAAACCAGTGATCAACTTGATCGCTTCTAAAGCCGTTAGACAAGCTAATGTCCCAGAAACAGCGCCTAAAACTGAAAATCCACGCCTATCCCAATCAGGCTTTTCTGGAAACAGACAAGATAAACAAGGAGTCACACCAGGAATAATCGTAGTCAGGTAAGCCTCCATCCCATCCATTGCTGCTTCCACCATTGGTTTTCGCCAACGCACACAAGCTGCATTCAACAAATTGCGTTCGGTAAAATTGTGGGCGCAGTCAAGAGCCATATCAGCTGACTGTACCAACTCATCTACATTTTCTGGGGTGATGTAATCATGAATTGCTTCGACTTGGACATCAGGATTAATCGCGTCCAGAGTTTCTTTAGCTTTGAATACCCTTGGCTTACCTACCCAATCGTCACTCATGAGGATCTGACGATTCATATCATCTAGCCGCAGGTCTCCACCCCGAACTAAGATTAGTCGCCCAACGCCCGCTACTGCTAGGTAAAGCGCCGCCGTACCGCCTAATCCCCCCACACCTGTAACCAGAACCGTCGCTGACTTCAGGCGCTTCTGAGCTAGTTCGCCAAAGTTAGGGAGCATCATTTGGCGACTATAGCGTTCTAATTCGGTAGGCGTCAGGTTTACCACTTTTTACCTCCTAATCAGAAGTGATTTCTGTCAGCTTGACTACATTTTTTGGCTTATCGTTAAACACCTTAAATAGCTTTTGTTCTTGAGGTGTTGATTCGATAAATACCTCATAGGCTTTTTGCAAAGCTATGGCATATTGATTGAGTTTTTCCTCTGCGCTTAAATCGGGAGAATTCTCATCAATTTCTCTCATGAATTGAGAGAATTTTTTTAAAATATGTAGACGATTTACATTCACAAATTTTTGGTCGTAGGGCAGGTTAAAAAACTGAAAGAATTCCTCTGCATCTACGAGCTGCTTGAACTCATCAATAGTCCTGCTCATTGACCCTTCTCCATTTTTTTAAGCTGTTTCTTAAGTTCATCTAACTCGCGATAGATGGCATAAGTCTCAGCTGCAACATCCATTAGTTTCTCAAAGTCTGTTGGTAGTCCCTCTGCTAAGTCATGCAGATCCATTTTCATTTGACCTGCTTTACTATTGAGGCGTCTGATCTTACCTTTTAGCTCCTCAATACTTTTATCTTCTGCTTGCACCATCAGCCTCTCCTTATTAAAAAGTGCTGAGTGCTGAGTGATAAGTACAAAGTTAAGAATTATGCAATACATAATTCCTAATGTTTAAATTCTCACTCAGGACTCAAGACTTATGAATATTAAAGCTTGCCAACTTCCGGGAAGCGTTTTGCTAAATCAATGCCTTTTTCTATGAGTTTGGCTCCTTCTTCTGCAACTTTTTCTAAGGAATCAAAACCAAAGCGATGAGCATCTCTTAAGGTTCTGGCTACTAACAAAAGACGACCAGAAAACACAAGTACCCAGCCAAATCCTTCATGGCTTAAGTCAACTACGACTTGAGAAATTAAACCTGTTTCTTTTTCAATACAAGCAGCTACAGCCCGGTAAAATGCCATAATCCGAGCTTTAGTCAGGGGATCTACTTCACCATCTAGAGGAATTTCGCGTTTCTTTTGTTTGGTGACAACATAGGGTTTGAGAATTAAATCATCTGCCCAATTACGGTAAGTACCGTAAGTATCTTGTCCGCGAATTTGTTGCACGATCGCTTTCAGGAAAGGTGAGTTTACTACTGTGCTGCTAGCAGTACCGTTAAGGCTATTATCTATGCTCATACTGTTGCTTCATTTTCTAATTCATCGGCAAAGGTTGTGTCTTTTTGCTTTAAAGCTTTACGCAACCAAGGTGGAGGATTACCTTTGAGTGTTTGAACTAATTTAGTTAACACTTCTACGATTTCTTCTTCTTCCGATCGCGCTTTAATTGGGGTGACACCTTTTTTAATTAAACGAGCAGCAGCACTACCACCAATTGCTAATACATAAACAATTGTGCAGTCCTCTAGCGCTGCCAATTTTGGTGTGATTTTATCCTCGTTACCATCTTCTTTGAGGTCGCCTTCAAAGGTCAAAGTCTCAACAAATGAATATCCCTCATCTGAGACTTCATAAACCTCAATTTGTCTTGCCCATCCGAAGTGAGCATTAATATGAACTCGGTCACTTGTCGTAAAGGCAATTTTCATTTTTATTTGTCCTCTCTTACAAAGTTCTGATCGCCGGAAGCCGACGCTCCGACTTTGCGCTTTGTCATTTG
The genomic region above belongs to Calothrix sp. NIES-2098 and contains:
- a CDS encoding nitrogen fixation protein NifX, translating into MKIAFTTSDRVHINAHFGWARQIEVYEVSDEGYSFVETLTFEGDLKEDGNEDKITPKLAALEDCTIVYVLAIGGSAAARLIKKGVTPIKARSEEEEIVEVLTKLVQTLKGNPPPWLRKALKQKDTTFADELENEATV
- a CDS encoding HesA protein — protein: MVNLTPTELERYSRQMMLPNFGELAQKRLKSATVLVTGVGGLGGTAALYLAVAGVGRLILVRGGDLRLDDMNRQILMSDDWVGKPRVFKAKETLDAINPDVQVEAIHDYITPENVDELVQSADMALDCAHNFTERNLLNAACVRWRKPMVEAAMDGMEAYLTTIIPGVTPCLSCLFPEKPDWDRRGFSVLGAVSGTLACLTALEAIKLITGFSQPLLSQLLTIDLNRMEFAKRRSQRDRSCPVCGNNAPWRYAQSGSMEPTSNCTK
- a CDS encoding nitrogen fixation protein NifW is translated as MSRTIDEFKQLVDAEEFFQFFNLPYDQKFVNVNRLHILKKFSQFMREIDENSPDLSAEEKLNQYAIALQKAYEVFIESTPQEQKLFKVFNDKPKNVVKLTEITSD